A region of Haliotis asinina isolate JCU_RB_2024 chromosome 9, JCU_Hal_asi_v2, whole genome shotgun sequence DNA encodes the following proteins:
- the LOC137297192 gene encoding uncharacterized protein: MLKSEKSEKISDVRIQKDHQEGRSPHKDRHRGHHSHSQDTKDSSHNPGQSHHHSRHHHRHSHSHKSAVSRDHTLGHHNDKQESVNGSIANDHYGSDNKRSLKVEAVKREVTTKVDPPDLNRTVGQSKPTNSQPRTPTKKRIVSNCGVQVNLRRWTDTKSVQVSLGHPGGSVHRVTNGDRHHSPKEHLVSHQKQRIKISQGTQTYEAVALPVTTLPPSLNYVAPTASFDTKVHLNKIQAQVPGLIQSKYSKYIHVEKYTNGGAYVVHTYQDELSDLSKEEMEEFVSEYFDLVYGETNGSANFVMGIVHRSAENLPDFIDYFGDLYTNLTVKAGVLGKSDIETMTISKYREQVIKTYQNGTYRSGQLLQISLVGTVHEEVGDYFPEFLDLLEENPFLNVVMPWGKLAAIKLNSRTESNDGPILWARPGEQLVPTADMPKSPFKRKR, encoded by the coding sequence GCGATGTCAGAATACAGAAAGACCACCAGGAAGGCAGATCTCCACACAAAGATAGGCACAGGGGTCATCATTCACACAGCCAAGACACGAAAGATTCTAGTCACAATCCCGGCCAATCGCACCACCACAGTCGACATCACCATCGCCACTCACACTCTCACAAGTCCGCTGTGTCCAGAGACCATACTTTGGGCCATCACAATGATAAGCAAGAAAGTGTGAATGGATCCATTGCAAACGATCATTATGGCTCCGACAATAAGCGTTCTTTGAAAGTTGAAGCAGTTAAAAGAGAAGTCACTACCAAAGTTGACCCCCCAGATTTGAATCGAACAGTTGGTCAATCCAAACCCACTAACAGTCAGCCGAGAACACCAACGAAGAAGCGAATTGTTAGCAACTGTGGTGTTCAGGTTAACCTGAGACGTTGGACCGATACAAAGTCTGTTCAAGTGTCCCTTGGCCATCCTGGTGGTTCGGTTCACCGAGTCACCAATGGAGACAGACATCATTCTCCAAAGGAACACCTTGTCAGCCATCAAAAGCAAAGAATCAAGATCTCTCAAGGAACTCAGACTTACGAAGCTGTTGCACTTCCAGTAACTACCTTACCTCCTTCATTGAACTATGTTGCTCCTACTGCAAGCTTTGatactaaagtccatttgaacaAAATACAGGCTCAGGTACCAGGACTCATCCAGTCTAAATATAGCAAGTACATCCATGTTGAAAAGTATACCAATGGAGGGGCATATGTCGTGCACACGTACCAAGATGAATTGTCAGACCTCAGCAAAGAAGAAATGGAAGAGTTTGTGTCGGAATATTTTGATCTTGTGTATGGGGAAACGAACGGTTCTGCCAATTTCGTTATGGGTATTGTCCATCGGTCAGCTGAAAACTTGCCTGACTTTATAGACTATTTTGGTGATTTGTATACCAATCTCACAGTAAAAGCAGGCGTTTTGGGAAAGTCGGACATTGAAACAATGACAATATCTAAGTACAGGGAACAGGTGATAAAAACGTATCAAAACGGAACTTACAGATCAGGTCAACTCTTGCAGATCAGTCTTGTTGGAACAGTTCATGAAGAAGTCGGAGACTATTTCCCAGAATTCCTAGATTTATTGGAAGAAAATCCTTTCCTTAATGTTGTGATGCCTTGGGGGAAACTGGCAGCTATCAAATTGAATTCACGAACTGAAAGTAACGATGGTCCGATATTATGGGCCCGGCCTGGAGAACAACTGGTACCAACAGCTGACATGCCAAAGTCTCCATTTAAAAGAAAAAGGTGA
- the LOC137297193 gene encoding sex peptide receptor-related protein 2-like, with translation MELTLFYTLVVVRVLSSTAQESTVTLPSTFAVATDVPRSKITNATSPIVQSTSVLRDVTDVTTEGAYNVTDMGPNDIIINSNNNTIHGNSNITVENEEEDKSASPFALIHSGSVTEATYKTFLTVTGYIQLPLTVIALATNICNVVVFCQKRMKSPTSTILLALCISEVLFLTTDITASIMDLIYGDKALTERIYLFYGLYVSNYASVTLRRVGFCYTCLVSAERFIAVTFPLQAKSMRLVKNPGVVCALIMVAGFLAHIFSPVKYVVTSYKTDDNTTAYRFEHTSMYVRDKVHFENASMASKFIFVYFMLLGCLFFNLLIVISLRRHSKGRQAIKTSQNSDQAQKREMQTTITIMASTMVYVILALPTNTNAIVNNFSDDYGIFGREHFLFFLVGRVGNVCELVSNFTNFFFYIMLSATFRETFRQMFIPCASPDKSARIIVQRSSSGDTGNTFQVSVD, from the coding sequence ATGGAACTGACATTATTTTATACGTTGGTAGTTGTAAGAGTGTTATCATCGACGGCACAGGAATCGACAGTGACTCTACCATCAACATTTGCTGTGGCCACAGATGTGCCTAGATCCAAGATTACAAACGCAACATCGCCGATTGTGCAGTCAACATCAGTATTGCGTGACGTAACAGATGTGACAACTGAAGGTGCTTACAACGTGACCGACATGGGTCCtaatgatatcatcatcaacagcaacaacaacactaTCCACGGAAACAGTAACATCACTGTAGAGAACGAAGAGGAAGACAAGTCAGCTTCCCCATTTGCTTTGATACATTCTGGCAGTGTGACAGAGGCTACCTACAAAACCTTCCTCACCGTAACTGGATACATCCAGCTTCCTCTAACTGTAATTGCTCTCGCCACCAACATCTGCAATGTCGTCGTGTTCTGTCAGAAACGGATGAAAAGCCCCACAAGTACTATCCTACTGGCTCTGTGTATTTCCGAGGTCCTCTTCCTCACTACTGATATCACCGCCAGCATCATGGACTTGATTTATGGCGACAAAGCCTTGACAGAACGCATCTACCTGTTCTACGGCCTTTACGTCTCCAACTACGCATCGGTGACTCTCAGGAGAGTTGGGTTTTGTTACACCTGTCTGGTATCTGCTGAGAGGTTCATTGCCGTAACGTTTCCCCTGCAAGCCAAAAGTATGCGGCTTGTGAAAAACCCGGGTGTCGTGTGCGCACTGATAATGGTAGCTGGCTTCCTTGCACACATTTTCAGCCCAGTTAAATATGTCGTCACATCTTACAAGACGGATGACAACACCACGGCCTATAGGTTCGAGCATACCTCAATGTATGTCAGGGATAAagtccattttgaaaatgcaagCATGGCCAGTAAATTCATATTCGTGTATTTCATGCTCTTAGGATGCCTCTTCTTCAATCTCTTGATTGTAATATCACTCCGCCGTCACAGCAAGGGGAGACAAGCGATTAAGACCAGCCAGAACTCGGACCAAGCTCAGAAGAGAGAGATGCAGACGACAATAACCATCATGGCGTCAACCATGGTCTACGTCATTCTCGCCCTGCCTACCAACACCAACGCAATTGTCAATAACTTCAGCGATGACTACGGCATATTTGGTAGAGAGCATTTCCTTTTCTTCCTCGTCGGCAGAGTTGGAAATGTATGCGAGCTGGTCAGTAACTTCACCAACTTCTTCTTCTACATTATGCTCAGTGCGACCTTCCGGGAAACCTTCCGTCAAATGTTCATCCCATGTGCATCTCCCGATAAGTCTGCAAGGATCATTGTGCAAAGAAGTAGCAGCGGAGACACCGGAAACACATTTCAGGTCTCAGTTGATTAA
- the LOC137297194 gene encoding sex peptide receptor-related protein 2-like, translating into MTTEGAYNVTDMGPNDIIINSNNNTIHGNSNITVENEEEDKSASPFALIHSGSVTEATYKTFLTVTGYIQLPLTAIALATNICNVVVFCQKRMKSPTSTILLALCISEVLFLTTDIIASIMDLIYGDKALTERIYLFYGLYVSNYASVTLRRVGFCYTCLVSAERFIAVTFPLQAKSMRLVKNPGVVCALIMVAGFLAHIFSPVKYVVTSYKTDDNTTAYRFEHTSMYVRDKVHFENASMASKFIFVYFMLLGCLFFNLLIVISLRRHSKGRQAIKTSQNSDQAQKREMQTTITIMASTIVYVILALPTNTNAIVNNFSDDYGIFGREHFLFFLVGRVGNVCELVSNFTNFFFYIMLSATFRETFRQMFIPCASPDKSARIIVQRSSSGDTGNTFQVSVD; encoded by the coding sequence ATGACAACTGAAGGTGCTTACAACGTGACCGACATGGGTCctaatgacatcatcatcaacagcaacaacaacactaTCCACGGAAACAGCAACATCACTGTAGAGAACGAAGAGGAAGACAAGTCAGCTTCCCCATTTGCTTTGATTCATTCTGGCAGTGTGACAGAAGCTACCTACAAAACCTTCCTCACCGTAACTGGATACATCCAGCTTCCTCTAACTGCAATTGCTCTCGCCACCAACATCTGCAATGTCGTCGTGTTCTGTCAGAAACGGATGAAAAGCCCCACAAGTACTATCCTACTGGCTCTGTGTATTTCCGAGGTCCTCTTCCTCACTACTGACATCATCGCCAGCATCATGGACTTGATTTATGGCGACAAAGCCTTGACAGAACGCATCTACCTGTTCTACGGCCTTTACGTCTCCAACTACGCATCGGTGACTCTCAGGAGAGTTGGGTTTTGTTACACCTGTCTGGTATCTGCTGAGAGGTTCATTGCCGTAACGTTTCCCCTGCAAGCCAAAAGTATGCGGCTTGTGAAAAACCCGGGTGTCGTGTGCGCACTGATAATGGTAGCTGGCTTCCTTGCACACATTTTCAGCCCCGTTAAATATGTCGTCACATCTTACAAGACGGATGACAACACCACGGCCTATAGGTTCGAGCATACCTCAATGTATGTCAGGGATAAagtccattttgaaaatgcaagCATGGCCAGTAAATTCATATTCGTGTATTTCATGCTCTTAGGATGCCTCTTCTTCAATCTCTTGATTGTAATATCACTCCGCCGTCACAGCAAGGGGAGACAAGCGATTAAGACCAGCCAGAACTCGGACCAAGCTCAGAAGAGAGAGATGCAGACGACAATAACCATCATGGCGTCAACCATTGTCTACGTCATTCTCGCCCTGCCTACCAACACCAACGCAATTGTCAATAACTTCAGCGATGACTACGGCATATTTGGTAGAGAGCATTTCCTTTTCTTCCTCGTCGGCAGAGTTGGAAATGTATGCGAGCTGGTCAGTAACTTCACCAACTTCTTCTTCTACATTATGCTCAGTGCAACCTTCCGGGAAACCTTCCGTCAAATGTTCATCCCATGTGCATCTCCCGATAAGTCTGCAAGGATCATTGTGCAAAGAAGTAGCAGCGGAGACACCGGAAATACATTTCAGGTCTCAGTTGATTAA